The Nitrospira sp. genome includes a region encoding these proteins:
- a CDS encoding beta-propeller fold lactonase family protein, with protein sequence MDLSIVQQRSRVLASGLSVCLLVGIGAGCSTNNSNDSGPSGISCAPASSLPGFPVPQGPPAITGGFAYAVRTSSHKIVWYKVESSGALTSRGEICAGFQPTFIAVNSTKKLAYVTNYSSDTVSAYTIGADGGLTSLGSPVSAGSGPASISVDWTHNFVYVANFESDTVSVYKIGSDGLLTLVEHKATGGGPDAIAINSTGTRAYVAHFRSDTISTYKINATTGKLEDVTVPNVPLATGNGPNAIAIHPNGSFLYVSNEESATVSAYSIKTTGELELLGGPPVATGNGPEGVTVDLSGKFAYVTDGQADTISIYTVGANGVLQAPRSIVGANGDPEGITVDPTGKFVYVVHRDTRDIFVYTINPATGTLTFQSSVSL encoded by the coding sequence ATGGATTTATCAATAGTTCAACAGCGGTCTCGTGTGCTGGCGTCAGGGTTGTCGGTGTGTCTTTTAGTGGGAATCGGGGCGGGATGTTCCACGAATAATAGCAATGACAGTGGTCCTTCTGGAATTTCTTGTGCCCCTGCTTCCTCACTCCCTGGCTTTCCTGTTCCCCAGGGACCGCCTGCCATCACTGGGGGCTTCGCATACGCGGTGCGTACTTCTTCGCACAAGATCGTTTGGTATAAGGTCGAGAGCTCAGGAGCGTTGACATCGAGAGGAGAAATCTGTGCGGGATTTCAACCGACGTTCATTGCAGTGAACAGCACAAAGAAGCTGGCGTATGTGACAAATTATAGTTCGGATACCGTGTCGGCCTATACGATTGGGGCGGATGGGGGGCTGACATCGCTGGGTTCGCCTGTTTCTGCCGGGAGTGGGCCTGCCTCTATCAGTGTGGATTGGACACACAATTTTGTGTATGTCGCGAATTTTGAGTCAGATACCGTCTCGGTCTACAAGATAGGCTCGGACGGATTGCTGACACTGGTGGAGCACAAGGCTACGGGTGGAGGTCCTGATGCCATTGCAATCAATAGCACGGGAACACGGGCCTATGTCGCGCATTTTAGATCAGATACTATCTCGACCTATAAGATTAACGCGACAACGGGAAAACTGGAAGACGTGACTGTACCCAACGTGCCTTTAGCAACTGGTAACGGTCCGAACGCAATCGCGATACATCCAAACGGATCATTCCTCTATGTCTCGAATGAGGAATCGGCTACTGTCTCGGCGTATAGCATCAAGACAACGGGAGAGCTAGAACTGTTGGGTGGTCCGCCCGTTGCCACGGGGAATGGCCCAGAGGGTGTGACGGTCGATCTTTCAGGGAAGTTTGCGTATGTGACGGATGGCCAAGCGGATACGATCTCGATCTATACGGTTGGTGCAAATGGGGTGCTGCAGGCACCACGTTCAATCGTTGGCGCAAACGGTGACCCTGAAGGTATTACGGTAGATCCGACTGGAAAGTTTGTCTATGTGGTGCATCGTGATACGAGGGATATCTTTGTCTATACGATCAATCCGGCAACTGGGACGCTGACGTTTCAGTCCAGCGTTTCACTATGA
- a CDS encoding fibronectin type III domain-containing protein, with amino-acid sequence MTTSAQLTVAANTQGLIAGTYNVTITIKVGTWYTATVPVKVVVSPPTQPPPSTTSSVNLAWNAVAGTTVSGYKVYIGQVPSQYAQTIDVGNVTSSTVSGLTIGRTYYFVVTSYNNVGESTPSNEVSKTIQ; translated from the coding sequence ATGACCACAAGCGCCCAGCTCACGGTCGCCGCCAACACACAAGGGCTCATAGCAGGCACCTACAATGTCACCATCACGATCAAAGTGGGCACCTGGTACACAGCAACAGTCCCTGTAAAGGTGGTTGTATCACCGCCCACGCAGCCCCCACCATCCACCACGTCCTCGGTGAACCTTGCGTGGAACGCGGTTGCCGGCACCACGGTCAGCGGCTATAAGGTGTATATTGGCCAGGTGCCCAGCCAATATGCCCAAACTATTGATGTAGGTAACGTTACGTCATCGACCGTGAGTGGATTGACCATTGGTCGAACCTACTATTTTGTCGTCACGTCGTATAACAATGTCGGCGAAAGTACCCCCTCCAATGAGGTCAGTAAGACCATTCAGTGA
- a CDS encoding transposase: protein MDNHFHLLVETPEANLAKAMRQLNGVYTRVFNHRHQRVGHVLQGRCWSFAGM from the coding sequence ATGGACAACCACTTCCATCTGCTGGTGGAGACCCCAGAGGCGAATCTCGCTAAGGCTATGCGCCAACTCAATGGGGTCTACACACGAGTCTTTAATCATCGCCATCAGCGAGTCGGCCATGTGCTGCAAGGACGCTGCTGGAGCTTTGCTGGTATGTAG
- a CDS encoding tryptophan synthase subunit alpha, with translation MSGRLDSTFARLREKKEKALIAYLMAGDPGLAETEQLVVALEQAGADIIELGVPFSDPIADGPVIQQAAERALKSGTSLRQILASVTSLRQRTEIPIILMLYYNSIHAMGCEEFCNAAKAAGVDGLIVPDMPPDEAGPLKAPADAVGLSLIFLLAPTSTTDRRKLVAKESHGFVYYVSLTGITGAKLSNAADIQQNIGKLRKVSAAPVAVGFGVATPEDAARVSKMADGVIVGSAIVKQIAVHQQDPDMVRHVAEFVRSLKAAMGPA, from the coding sequence ATGAGTGGACGGTTGGACAGCACCTTTGCACGTCTTCGTGAGAAGAAAGAGAAAGCCCTGATTGCCTATCTCATGGCCGGGGACCCTGGACTGGCAGAAACAGAGCAACTCGTTGTTGCCCTTGAGCAGGCCGGTGCCGATATTATCGAGCTGGGTGTGCCGTTTTCTGATCCCATTGCCGATGGGCCGGTGATCCAACAGGCTGCCGAACGGGCGTTGAAGAGCGGCACGTCGCTTCGTCAGATCCTTGCGTCGGTCACCTCACTCCGGCAACGGACGGAGATTCCGATCATCCTCATGTTGTATTACAATTCCATCCATGCCATGGGCTGTGAAGAGTTCTGCAACGCAGCAAAGGCTGCTGGAGTAGATGGATTGATCGTGCCCGATATGCCGCCCGATGAAGCGGGGCCGCTCAAGGCTCCGGCGGATGCGGTGGGGCTTTCGCTGATCTTCTTGCTTGCGCCGACGAGCACGACGGATCGGCGGAAACTGGTGGCAAAAGAATCACACGGATTTGTCTACTATGTTTCCTTGACGGGCATTACCGGGGCCAAACTCAGCAACGCAGCAGACATCCAGCAGAATATCGGTAAACTCAGGAAGGTGTCCGCGGCTCCTGTCGCCGTGGGATTTGGTGTGGCGACACCGGAGGATGCGGCGCGCGTGTCGAAGATGGCGGATGGGGTGATCGTGGGCAGCGCCATTGTCAAACAGATTGCAGTACATCAACAAGACCCCGACATGGTCAGGCATGTGGCCGAGTTTGTCCGCTCGCTCAAAGCTGCGATGGGGCCAGCCTAA
- the trpB gene encoding tryptophan synthase subunit beta: MPTLPDNRGRFGPYGGRYVPETLMPALLELEGEYAKVKKDRRFQADLAYYLKQYVGRPTSLYRADRLTKKLSGAKIYLKREDLCHTGAHKINNAIGQALLAVRMKKPRVIAETGAGQHGVATATAAAMFGLECEIYMGTEDMERQALNVFRMRLLGAKVTGVDAGSRTLKDAISEAMRDWTTNVRTTHYILGSVLGAHPYPMMIRDFQAIIGREARKQILAAEGKLPNYLVACVGGGSNSIGLFHAFLGDPKVKMIGVEAGGTGIISGKHAARFSGGKPGVLQGTMTYLLQDENGQINLTHSVSAGLDYAAVGPEHSLYHDLGRIDYTYATDSEAMAAFDLLAREEGIVPALESAHAIAHVVKLAPTLKKSQIIIANLSGRGDKDVQQVARMRGVTL; encoded by the coding sequence ATGCCGACCCTTCCCGATAATCGTGGCCGTTTTGGACCCTATGGCGGGCGGTATGTGCCTGAAACCCTCATGCCGGCGCTGCTGGAGCTGGAAGGGGAGTATGCGAAGGTCAAGAAGGATCGTCGATTTCAAGCAGACCTGGCCTATTATCTCAAGCAATATGTCGGGCGCCCGACGAGTCTCTATCGTGCCGATCGGCTGACAAAGAAATTGAGCGGTGCCAAGATTTATCTCAAGCGGGAGGACCTCTGCCATACGGGCGCCCATAAGATCAATAACGCGATCGGACAAGCGTTGCTCGCGGTACGCATGAAGAAGCCTCGAGTGATCGCCGAAACCGGAGCAGGGCAACATGGTGTGGCTACGGCGACAGCTGCCGCGATGTTCGGGCTCGAGTGTGAAATCTACATGGGCACGGAGGACATGGAACGGCAGGCTTTGAACGTCTTCCGTATGCGCTTGTTGGGGGCCAAGGTCACCGGTGTGGATGCTGGAAGTCGGACATTGAAGGACGCCATCAGCGAAGCGATGCGGGATTGGACGACGAATGTGCGGACGACTCATTACATTCTCGGTTCAGTGCTTGGGGCTCATCCCTATCCCATGATGATCCGCGATTTTCAGGCCATCATCGGGCGAGAAGCGCGAAAGCAGATTCTGGCGGCGGAAGGCAAGTTGCCGAACTATCTCGTCGCCTGTGTCGGCGGCGGGAGCAATTCGATCGGGCTCTTCCACGCCTTTCTGGGAGATCCCAAGGTGAAGATGATCGGGGTCGAGGCAGGGGGAACGGGAATCATCAGCGGAAAACATGCGGCCCGATTCTCCGGTGGGAAGCCGGGCGTCTTACAGGGTACGATGACCTATCTGCTGCAGGACGAGAATGGACAGATCAATTTGACCCATTCCGTCTCGGCTGGTCTGGATTATGCGGCAGTCGGGCCGGAGCACAGCCTCTATCACGACCTGGGTCGGATCGACTACACCTACGCGACGGATAGTGAAGCCATGGCGGCGTTTGATCTGCTCGCGCGTGAAGAAGGTATCGTCCCGGCGCTAGAAAGCGCTCATGCAATCGCCCATGTGGTCAAGCTGGCACCCACATTGAAAAAGTCACAGATCATCATTGCGAATCTGTCGGGTCGTGGAGACAAAGATGTTCAACAAGTGGCCAGAATGCGAGGGGTCACGCTATGA
- a CDS encoding phosphoribosylanthranilate isomerase, with translation MVKIKICGITNVADAKVAVEAGADALGFVMYRKSPRFVEPAVVRAIVVGLPPFVLPVGVFVNEESDRVKALMDGCGLVLAQLHGDEPVSYCQDLGRPVMKALRLKDRETFLTLTELQGRANVRGFLIDAFSDQAYGGTGQTVDWTLAQEAARSTPIVLAGGLTPVNVAEAIARVRPYGVDVSSGVELSPGKKDHAKIKAFIDAARLVPA, from the coding sequence ATGGTGAAGATTAAGATTTGCGGCATCACCAATGTGGCCGACGCGAAGGTGGCGGTGGAAGCTGGCGCGGATGCTTTGGGCTTTGTCATGTACCGCAAGAGCCCGCGTTTTGTGGAGCCAGCAGTGGTGAGGGCGATTGTGGTTGGGCTGCCGCCGTTCGTGCTGCCCGTTGGAGTCTTCGTCAATGAAGAGTCGGATCGAGTAAAGGCATTGATGGATGGATGTGGCTTGGTATTGGCGCAGCTACATGGAGATGAACCTGTATCCTATTGTCAGGACCTTGGGCGTCCCGTGATGAAGGCGCTCCGACTGAAAGATCGAGAGACCTTTCTGACGCTAACAGAACTCCAAGGACGCGCCAATGTACGCGGGTTTCTTATCGATGCCTTTTCCGATCAGGCCTATGGCGGAACCGGCCAAACCGTGGATTGGACGTTGGCACAGGAAGCGGCTCGATCCACACCGATTGTCCTGGCTGGGGGGCTGACTCCTGTGAATGTGGCCGAGGCCATCGCCCGTGTGCGTCCCTATGGAGTTGATGTGAGTAGCGGGGTGGAGCTGAGCCCGGGGAAAAAGGACCACGCGAAGATCAAAGCGTTTATTGACGCCGCCAGACTTGTGCCAGCCTGA
- the trpC gene encoding indole-3-glycerol phosphate synthase TrpC has product MILDRILEHKKAELRHKQSRTYLADLKAAIRDAPPTLGFAVTLDATKPPVSPSLIAEVKKASPSLGLLREEFAEKFDHLGLARIYREQGASAVSVLTDKDFFQGDLRYLKEIKQAFPIPALNKEFMVGDIQFYEARAHGADAILLIVAALERRQLIDFHALATELGMDSLFETHHERELDTVLEWIPNARMIGINNRDLKTFTTDLNVTFRLAKRIPSDKLIISESGIHKREDVTKLSDAGIHAMLIGESLIRADNTGDKVRELLGTTAHSGQSA; this is encoded by the coding sequence ATGATTCTCGATCGCATTCTCGAACATAAAAAAGCAGAACTGCGGCATAAGCAAAGCCGTACTTACCTTGCCGATCTGAAAGCCGCTATCCGTGATGCGCCGCCGACGTTGGGGTTTGCCGTCACGCTCGATGCGACAAAGCCTCCGGTTAGTCCTTCGCTCATCGCCGAGGTCAAAAAGGCCTCACCGAGCCTGGGGCTCTTGCGGGAAGAGTTTGCCGAAAAGTTTGATCATTTGGGATTGGCACGGATCTATCGAGAGCAAGGCGCTTCAGCCGTATCGGTCTTGACCGACAAGGACTTTTTCCAAGGAGACCTTCGGTATCTGAAAGAAATTAAACAAGCATTCCCAATCCCGGCACTCAATAAGGAATTCATGGTCGGGGATATCCAGTTTTATGAGGCTCGTGCTCATGGCGCTGATGCGATCTTGTTGATCGTGGCGGCTCTGGAACGTCGGCAGCTCATTGATTTCCATGCCCTGGCTACCGAACTTGGAATGGATAGTTTGTTCGAGACCCATCACGAGAGAGAGTTGGACACGGTGTTGGAGTGGATTCCCAATGCAAGGATGATTGGGATCAACAACCGGGACTTGAAGACGTTCACGACCGATCTCAATGTGACGTTTCGGCTGGCAAAGCGGATTCCGTCGGACAAACTGATCATCAGCGAGAGCGGGATTCACAAGCGTGAGGACGTCACCAAGCTGTCTGATGCCGGTATCCATGCCATGTTGATCGGAGAGTCGCTCATTCGTGCGGACAACACGGGAGACAAGGTTCGTGAATTGCTCGGAACCACGGCGCATAGTGGTCAATCGGCATAG
- the trpD gene encoding anthranilate phosphoribosyltransferase → MIKDALAKLADRIALSAQEAETVMCEVMDGMATPAQIAAYLMGLRQKGETVDEIVGSASAMRARAARIRVGASIIVDTCGTGGDGANTFNISTAAAFVVAGAGITVAKHGNRSVSSRSGSADVLSALGVQIDLDPSRMVDCIDDVGIGFLFAPHYHSAMKYCAGPRQEIGIRTILNLLGPLTNPAGATHQVLGVYEAQKTEILGRVLMELGSQHCFVIHGMDGLDEITLSERTKVSEGKGGVVSSYFLAPEEFGLSRVPRKEYAGGSPEDNARIVKEILQGRKGSKRDIVCLNAAPAMVVGQKAKTLQEGFRLAQQTIDSGAAAEKLERLIAYTTRV, encoded by the coding sequence ATGATCAAAGATGCACTCGCCAAATTGGCTGACCGAATCGCTCTTTCCGCGCAGGAAGCCGAAACCGTCATGTGCGAGGTCATGGATGGCATGGCGACTCCGGCGCAGATTGCCGCCTACTTGATGGGCCTCAGGCAGAAAGGTGAAACGGTTGATGAAATCGTCGGGTCGGCGAGCGCGATGCGAGCGCGGGCTGCGCGTATCAGAGTCGGAGCTTCCATCATCGTCGATACCTGTGGAACAGGTGGTGATGGAGCCAATACATTTAATATCTCGACGGCCGCAGCCTTCGTGGTAGCGGGGGCCGGTATCACCGTCGCGAAGCACGGCAATCGTTCCGTGTCGTCCAGGAGCGGAAGTGCCGATGTGTTGAGTGCTCTCGGGGTCCAGATCGATCTGGACCCGAGTCGCATGGTGGACTGCATCGATGACGTTGGGATCGGGTTCTTGTTTGCTCCGCACTACCACAGCGCGATGAAATATTGCGCTGGGCCGAGACAGGAAATCGGTATCCGGACCATCTTGAATCTGTTGGGGCCGTTGACGAATCCGGCCGGAGCGACGCATCAAGTGCTTGGGGTCTATGAGGCACAAAAAACCGAAATATTGGGACGAGTCCTGATGGAACTGGGATCGCAACATTGCTTCGTGATTCATGGCATGGACGGACTGGATGAGATCACGCTGTCGGAACGGACGAAAGTCTCCGAGGGGAAAGGCGGAGTCGTCTCGAGCTACTTTCTTGCGCCGGAGGAATTCGGCCTGTCACGTGTGCCTAGGAAAGAGTATGCCGGCGGTTCGCCTGAGGATAATGCACGGATCGTAAAAGAGATCTTGCAAGGCCGGAAAGGCTCCAAGCGCGACATCGTCTGTTTGAACGCAGCGCCTGCTATGGTAGTAGGTCAGAAAGCAAAAACCCTTCAAGAGGGATTCCGTCTGGCGCAGCAGACTATTGATTCGGGGGCTGCCGCAGAAAAGCTGGAGAGGTTGATCGCCTATACGACGAGGGTATGA
- a CDS encoding aminodeoxychorismate/anthranilate synthase component II, which translates to MLLVIDNYDSFTYNLVQYLGELGEDVQVVRNDKITLDQIGELHPDRLVISPGPCTPKEAGISVDAIKRFGGKIPILGVCLGHQSMAVAYGGEVIRAVRLMHGKTSQIKHNGKTIFQSLPNPFEATRYHSLIVNRANLPDCFEISAETAEGEIMGLRHKTLGVEGVQFHPESILTTAGKDLLRNFLKL; encoded by the coding sequence ATGCTACTTGTCATCGATAACTACGATTCCTTCACCTACAACCTCGTGCAGTATCTGGGTGAGTTAGGCGAGGATGTCCAGGTCGTTCGCAACGACAAGATTACTCTGGATCAGATCGGGGAGTTACATCCAGACCGCCTGGTGATTTCTCCGGGGCCCTGCACGCCGAAGGAAGCGGGAATCTCAGTCGATGCCATCAAGCGATTTGGAGGGAAGATTCCCATCCTCGGCGTCTGTTTGGGGCATCAGTCGATGGCCGTGGCCTACGGAGGGGAAGTGATCCGTGCGGTTCGGCTGATGCATGGGAAGACATCCCAGATCAAACACAACGGGAAGACCATCTTTCAATCGTTACCCAATCCGTTTGAGGCGACGCGGTACCATTCGCTGATTGTGAACCGGGCGAATCTTCCGGACTGTTTTGAGATCTCAGCAGAGACTGCCGAGGGTGAAATCATGGGACTCCGGCATAAAACGCTTGGTGTCGAAGGGGTCCAGTTTCACCCGGAATCTATTCTGACGACGGCAGGCAAGGATCTGCTGCGGAACTTCTTGAAACTCTAG
- the trpE gene encoding anthranilate synthase component I: MQSVTYSLSLDEFRSYAEQGNLIPLFREILADHDTPVSAFAKIDHGPSAYLLESIQGGEKWARYSFLGSGSPVVIYEDRGDLCVKKGGRVRRIPSRGAPMDRLREILETYRPVTVPELPRFVGGAVGYLGYDIVKTFENLPSRRKDDLHLPQFAFLLTETLLIFDNVSQKIKVVANAHVKSGSDRDIRAAYRDATARIEKMIARIRRPLRRVKPTRRRSPLRFTSNMNQADFEKMVSRAQDYIKAGDIFQCVLSQRWETNLQAPPFQLYRALRVVNPSPYMYYLRIAGVELVGSSPEILVRCEDGLASVRPIAGTRRRGATAEEDAELERRLLADAKERAEHIMLVDLGRNDIGRVVEQGSVKVESLMNVERYSHVMHIVSNVTGKLSKDKTVYDVLKACFPAGTVSGAPKIRAMEIIEELEPTRRGPYAGAVGYISFSGNMDMCINIRTVVVSRHRAFIQAGAGIVADSNPVHEYEETCNKARAMMKAIELAEQGLE; this comes from the coding sequence ATGCAGTCTGTGACCTATTCGCTCAGCCTGGATGAGTTTCGTTCTTATGCCGAGCAGGGCAATCTCATTCCCCTGTTTCGCGAAATTCTCGCGGACCACGATACTCCAGTCTCGGCTTTTGCCAAGATCGACCACGGTCCCTCTGCCTATTTATTGGAAAGCATCCAAGGAGGGGAGAAATGGGCGAGGTATTCGTTTCTCGGTAGTGGATCTCCAGTCGTCATCTACGAAGACCGCGGGGATTTATGCGTCAAGAAGGGGGGCCGCGTACGTCGGATCCCCAGTCGAGGGGCCCCTATGGATCGTCTGCGGGAGATCCTTGAAACCTATCGCCCTGTGACGGTGCCGGAGTTGCCTCGCTTTGTCGGTGGAGCGGTGGGGTATCTCGGCTATGACATCGTCAAGACATTTGAGAATCTTCCCTCCCGACGAAAAGACGACCTCCACCTTCCGCAGTTCGCCTTTCTCCTGACCGAGACGCTGCTGATCTTCGACAACGTATCGCAGAAAATCAAAGTCGTGGCCAACGCGCACGTGAAGTCCGGGTCGGACCGAGACATTCGTGCGGCCTATCGAGACGCGACAGCCCGCATTGAAAAGATGATCGCCAGAATTCGTCGGCCGCTCCGCCGTGTCAAACCAACGCGCCGGAGGTCTCCGCTCCGCTTTACCTCCAATATGAACCAGGCGGATTTTGAGAAAATGGTCTCACGCGCGCAGGACTACATCAAGGCGGGTGATATCTTTCAGTGCGTGCTTTCACAGCGTTGGGAGACGAATTTGCAGGCGCCGCCCTTTCAGCTCTATCGAGCGCTTCGCGTGGTGAATCCTTCACCGTACATGTATTACCTGCGTATCGCGGGGGTCGAACTGGTGGGGTCATCCCCGGAAATTCTGGTGCGTTGTGAAGATGGCCTCGCGTCGGTGCGTCCGATTGCGGGGACCAGGCGACGTGGAGCGACAGCGGAAGAAGATGCGGAACTCGAGCGACGCTTGTTGGCCGACGCCAAAGAGCGGGCTGAACACATCATGCTGGTGGATCTGGGGCGCAACGATATCGGCCGTGTCGTTGAACAGGGGTCGGTCAAGGTCGAATCGTTGATGAATGTCGAGCGGTATTCCCATGTCATGCATATCGTGTCGAATGTCACGGGAAAACTGAGCAAGGACAAGACCGTCTACGATGTGCTCAAGGCCTGCTTTCCTGCCGGCACGGTGTCCGGAGCACCGAAGATTCGGGCGATGGAAATTATCGAAGAGTTAGAACCCACAAGGCGTGGCCCCTACGCCGGAGCAGTGGGCTACATCAGCTTTTCAGGGAACATGGACATGTGTATTAATATTCGTACGGTCGTGGTTTCGCGCCATCGGGCCTTCATCCAGGCCGGAGCCGGCATTGTGGCTGATTCGAATCCGGTCCATGAGTATGAGGAAACGTGTAACAAGGCCCGTGCGATGATGAAAGCCATAGAACTGGCAGAGCAGGGGCTGGAATAG
- a CDS encoding LysM peptidoglycan-binding domain-containing protein: protein MRRDEQPICARVRKTVLFGILLCGGMVVSGCVVLEEKFNAEKARSLNFQRLLAQEEKRTAELDSEVKRTKTELAEFEARNRELSAQVQMAREQMARLQEETEAIREATVLERKALEDMQRKSSSTTGKPKKLEPFKEPVKAVTTESSGSDPKSSSSQSATNVTPKSGQMVHVVKPGETLFGISRRYGLDIEKVKKMNKLPDDIIEVGQKLMVGSE, encoded by the coding sequence ATGCGGAGGGATGAGCAGCCAATCTGTGCGCGAGTGAGGAAGACCGTTCTCTTCGGAATCCTATTGTGTGGGGGGATGGTCGTGAGCGGGTGTGTGGTCTTGGAAGAAAAGTTCAACGCCGAAAAGGCACGAAGTCTCAATTTCCAGCGCCTCTTGGCTCAGGAAGAAAAACGCACCGCTGAACTGGATAGCGAAGTGAAACGGACGAAGACAGAGCTGGCCGAGTTTGAGGCGAGAAACCGGGAACTGTCGGCACAGGTACAGATGGCGCGTGAACAGATGGCTCGTCTCCAAGAGGAAACTGAAGCGATCAGAGAAGCCACGGTGCTTGAACGCAAAGCCCTCGAAGATATGCAGCGGAAAAGCTCTTCCACTACGGGAAAGCCGAAGAAACTTGAGCCATTCAAAGAACCGGTAAAAGCCGTCACGACGGAATCGAGCGGAAGCGACCCCAAAAGCTCTTCTTCTCAAAGTGCCACGAATGTCACTCCGAAATCCGGCCAGATGGTCCATGTCGTGAAACCGGGTGAGACGCTGTTTGGTATCAGCCGTCGGTATGGCCTTGACATCGAGAAGGTAAAGAAGATGAACAAGCTGCCTGATGACATCATTGAGGTCGGCCAAAAACTCATGGTGGGAAGCGAATAA